In the Paenibacillus sp. FSL H7-0357 genome, one interval contains:
- a CDS encoding sugar kinase: MSKPLNAVTFGEPMAMFYANEAGPLHEATSFSKALAGAESNVATGLSRLEHKTGYVTKLGEDNFGQFIALALEKEGIDTKSITYTKEFPTGMLIKSKVLTGDPKVEYFRKNSAASKLSLADFNEEYFASAGHLHVTSISSALSKTCHEFSLHAMEFMKKSGKTVSLDPNLRPTLWPDKETMVRTINDLATRCDWFLPGLGEGKILTGLDTPEDIAGYYLDRGVSLVVIKLGPEGAYYKTSGGEEGYVDGFKVEKVIDTVGAGDGFAVGVISALLEQLPVGEAVKRGNAIGALAVMSPGDMDGLPTRHGLEKFMNASV, encoded by the coding sequence ATGAGCAAACCATTAAACGCAGTCACATTCGGGGAACCGATGGCGATGTTTTATGCTAATGAGGCCGGACCGCTGCATGAGGCCACTTCATTCTCCAAGGCGCTCGCCGGGGCAGAGAGCAATGTGGCGACCGGGTTGTCGCGCCTGGAACACAAGACCGGCTATGTCACCAAGCTTGGTGAAGACAACTTCGGCCAGTTCATTGCCTTGGCGCTGGAGAAAGAGGGGATTGATACAAAGAGTATTACGTACACCAAGGAATTCCCGACCGGTATGCTAATCAAATCCAAGGTACTGACCGGTGATCCGAAAGTGGAGTATTTCCGCAAAAATTCCGCAGCCTCCAAGCTGAGTCTGGCCGACTTCAATGAAGAATACTTCGCCTCCGCCGGTCACCTGCATGTCACCAGCATCTCATCTGCACTTTCAAAGACCTGTCATGAGTTCTCCCTGCATGCCATGGAATTTATGAAAAAGAGCGGAAAAACCGTCTCTCTTGACCCCAATCTGCGCCCCACACTATGGCCGGACAAGGAGACTATGGTTAGAACGATCAACGACTTGGCGACACGTTGTGACTGGTTCCTGCCAGGGCTTGGGGAAGGCAAGATTCTGACCGGACTGGACACACCGGAGGATATTGCCGGCTACTACCTGGATCGGGGCGTATCCCTGGTCGTGATCAAGCTGGGACCTGAAGGTGCATATTACAAAACCTCCGGCGGAGAAGAAGGTTATGTCGATGGCTTTAAGGTAGAAAAGGTTATTGATACCGTAGGTGCAGGTGACGGCTTCGCCGTCGGCGTAATCAGCGCGCTGCTGGAGCAGCTGCCGGTAGGGGAAGCAGTGAAGCGAGGCAATGCCATCGGCGCTTTGGCTGTAATGTCGCCAGGTGATATGGACGGACTGCCTACACGGCACGGGCTGGAAAAGTTTATGAACGCCAGCGTGTAA
- a CDS encoding LacI family DNA-binding transcriptional regulator, producing MKKLTIEDVAQKAGVSKSTVSQFLNKRFKYMSEATKNRIAAVIEELNYQPNGLARSLKQNRTFMVGVIVANIDYSLSIQCIRAIENELQRHGIQVIICNADENADKENTYVETLVARQVDGLIIFPTGDNPSVYTRLIEAHYPLVFMDRLVEGVTTQSLLLDNEMAVKTAVKELVRHGHEAIALLSLPLGEHAITPRRERMSGFRKAMEDAGLALNEQYMRSVPREEIASALDALLALPQPPTALLAANDLVLGEILKYANRHSIAIPGRLSVIGIDDAEFARIYNPDITTIRQPAYEMGMQAAKIMLSLIENEDTSVPITYRFPPALQQGQSVQAPAK from the coding sequence ATGAAGAAGCTGACAATTGAGGATGTTGCCCAAAAGGCGGGAGTGTCGAAAAGCACGGTCTCGCAATTTTTGAATAAACGGTTTAAATATATGAGCGAGGCGACCAAAAACCGGATTGCTGCCGTCATTGAAGAGCTGAATTATCAGCCGAACGGGCTGGCCCGCAGCCTGAAGCAGAATCGCACGTTTATGGTCGGTGTCATTGTGGCCAATATAGATTATTCGCTGTCGATACAATGCATCAGGGCAATTGAGAATGAGCTGCAGCGCCACGGGATACAAGTCATTATCTGTAATGCCGACGAGAATGCTGATAAGGAAAATACTTACGTGGAGACGCTGGTGGCCCGCCAGGTGGACGGCCTCATCATCTTCCCGACAGGAGACAATCCTTCCGTCTATACCCGGCTTATCGAAGCCCATTACCCGCTCGTATTTATGGACCGGCTGGTGGAAGGGGTCACTACGCAAAGCCTGCTGCTGGATAACGAAATGGCGGTGAAGACTGCAGTCAAGGAGCTCGTGCGGCATGGCCATGAGGCGATAGCCCTGCTCTCGCTGCCGCTCGGTGAGCATGCCATTACGCCGCGCAGGGAACGGATGAGCGGCTTTCGGAAGGCGATGGAGGATGCCGGACTGGCGCTGAACGAACAGTATATGCGCAGCGTCCCAAGGGAAGAAATCGCTTCGGCCCTGGATGCGCTGCTCGCTCTGCCGCAGCCGCCGACAGCGCTGCTTGCAGCCAATGACCTTGTGCTTGGGGAAATTCTCAAGTACGCCAACCGCCACTCCATTGCCATTCCCGGCCGGTTGTCCGTCATCGGCATTGACGATGCCGAGTTTGCACGGATTTATAACCCGGATATCACGACCATCCGGCAGCCGGCCTATGAGATGGGGATGCAGGCAGCCAAAATCATGCTGTCTTTAATTGAGAACGAGGATACTTCCGTTCCGATCACCTACCGGTTTCCTCCCGCACTCCAGCAGGGGCAGTCCGTACAGGCACCGGCTAAATAA
- a CDS encoding RNA polymerase sigma factor encodes MHSEKLSYTMACTPSMTLREMMESYGSDVWHYAFFLTRSREQADDISQEVFLKAYRNIGKYRGRSTLKINPAILLFGVLVCCPQ; translated from the coding sequence ATGCACAGCGAGAAATTGTCCTATACAATGGCGTGTACACCGTCAATGACGCTGCGGGAAATGATGGAGAGTTATGGCTCCGATGTCTGGCACTATGCTTTTTTTCTGACACGCAGCCGCGAGCAGGCGGATGATATCAGTCAGGAGGTCTTCTTGAAAGCCTATCGAAATATAGGCAAATATCGCGGCCGCTCGACGCTGAAGATAAATCCCGCAATCCTGCTGTTCGGGGTATTGGTTTGTTGCCCACAATAA
- a CDS encoding ComEC/Rec2 family competence protein encodes MKGRPLLGFTVCWITGSAAACLFSGYKLLILWAGCLLLLAIYAACGRLGWKQLAVFAISLAVAALYWEWNEGRNVSQLPKALASQPAELQESNVEAGGMIVSPVERDGDRVDFTLKLSQIRSNAAGQPAAQVDGELVAVQIKLQAEAEIAVAANWARGDQVMLAGELVLPAEARNFGGFNYRAYLHTQKIYWLLKGSGAGSVEATPPESWGASTLLRWNDAARLVLGAEMDRLFQDRHSGYMKGLVIGIQDDLDPETFRQFSQLGLTHILAISGMHVAVYVAVLLFILRHCGVTRETALTVTLLLVPVYVLLSGAGPSIVRAGLMGMIALLAARLGMLKDGLNILAAAALIMLVWNPYLLLSVSFQLSFLVTAGLMVYVPLANPLMRRLPSWLGSSISVTLIAQLVSFPLTIYYFNQISLLSFAANLVLVPFITFLVLPLGTLALLLGWFWEAGAGVVADAAELLNNATFGAVEWVNVFSGGVLIWRSPTLLWICGYYLLLYGLLYALKQRAGAHAREIPQYMEDETRPLAELAPEGNGKGEGRSRERDALALSFQPRGRMGLAGSAVLICAAGLLLLLYRGYHAVSLEGAGAISYLDVGQGDSILITTPGGAHILVDGGGTLSFGNKEEWRIRRDPFEVGAKTLLPLLKQRGIHRLDAVILTHGDQDHAGGLQAVLEGMPVSAVLFNGTLAEREPYRKLMRTAIAKKARLYAVQQGLTLAPDDQTKLFFLWPEPQQTDGQSVLPAVEDQNHESVVFRLEMNGHNFLFTGDMDKASEQAVILAAEQSGLDSGAKIDVLKVAHHGSKTATGAEWLEFWRPAFAVVSAGVNNLYGHPNGDVLQRLAESNTAVYRTDLHGEIQLEVQQEGIAVRHKLRAAQEEQQTLEKEKR; translated from the coding sequence ATGAAGGGAAGGCCGTTGTTAGGGTTTACAGTCTGCTGGATCACAGGAAGTGCTGCAGCCTGCCTGTTCTCGGGCTACAAGCTGCTGATTCTGTGGGCAGGCTGTCTGCTGCTGCTCGCGATCTATGCGGCCTGCGGGAGATTGGGCTGGAAGCAGCTTGCTGTATTCGCAATATCGCTTGCTGTCGCCGCCCTGTATTGGGAGTGGAATGAAGGCCGCAATGTCAGTCAGCTGCCAAAAGCACTTGCATCGCAACCGGCAGAGCTGCAGGAGAGTAATGTGGAAGCCGGGGGGATGATTGTGTCTCCTGTCGAACGGGACGGGGACCGGGTGGATTTTACGCTGAAGCTATCACAGATACGGAGCAATGCAGCAGGGCAGCCTGCAGCACAGGTAGATGGGGAGCTTGTCGCTGTTCAGATCAAACTCCAAGCTGAAGCGGAAATTGCCGTGGCCGCCAATTGGGCAAGAGGAGACCAGGTGATGCTGGCGGGTGAACTGGTACTGCCGGCGGAGGCGCGTAATTTTGGAGGCTTCAATTACCGTGCTTATCTGCATACCCAAAAAATTTACTGGCTCCTGAAAGGAAGCGGGGCCGGAAGCGTGGAGGCTACGCCTCCAGAGTCTTGGGGAGCTTCAACCCTGCTGCGCTGGAATGATGCGGCGCGTCTTGTGCTTGGAGCTGAAATGGACCGCTTGTTCCAGGACCGGCATTCGGGATATATGAAAGGGCTGGTGATCGGAATCCAGGACGACCTGGACCCGGAGACCTTCCGGCAGTTCTCACAGCTGGGATTGACCCATATTCTGGCGATATCAGGCATGCATGTGGCGGTGTATGTCGCAGTGCTTTTATTTATCCTCAGGCATTGCGGGGTAACAAGAGAAACGGCGCTGACTGTCACGCTACTTCTGGTTCCTGTATATGTGCTGTTATCCGGGGCAGGGCCGTCAATTGTGCGGGCGGGACTGATGGGCATGATCGCGCTCCTTGCCGCGCGGCTTGGGATGCTCAAGGACGGACTGAATATTCTAGCCGCTGCGGCACTCATTATGCTGGTCTGGAACCCGTATTTGCTGCTGAGTGTCAGCTTTCAGCTTTCATTTCTGGTGACGGCAGGTTTGATGGTCTATGTGCCGCTTGCCAATCCTTTGATGAGGCGTCTGCCGAGCTGGCTGGGAAGTTCCATATCGGTAACCCTGATCGCCCAGCTGGTTTCCTTTCCCCTGACGATTTATTACTTTAACCAGATTTCGCTGCTGTCCTTTGCTGCAAATCTGGTGCTGGTGCCCTTCATCACTTTTTTGGTGCTGCCGCTGGGAACACTGGCTCTCCTGCTGGGCTGGTTCTGGGAAGCTGGTGCAGGCGTGGTTGCAGATGCTGCCGAGCTGCTGAATAATGCCACTTTTGGAGCGGTGGAATGGGTTAACGTATTCTCCGGCGGGGTGCTGATCTGGCGCTCACCTACACTGCTGTGGATTTGCGGCTATTACCTCCTGCTGTATGGGCTGCTGTACGCCTTGAAACAGCGGGCAGGGGCACATGCACGGGAGATTCCGCAATATATGGAGGATGAAACCAGGCCGTTGGCCGAACTGGCCCCGGAAGGCAACGGCAAGGGCGAAGGAAGAAGCCGGGAACGCGATGCCCTGGCGCTATCCTTCCAGCCCCGGGGCCGAATGGGACTGGCCGGATCTGCGGTTCTGATATGTGCAGCCGGGCTGTTGCTGCTGCTCTACAGGGGCTACCATGCAGTGAGCCTTGAGGGTGCGGGAGCCATCAGTTATCTGGATGTCGGGCAAGGTGACAGCATCCTGATAACAACCCCCGGCGGGGCGCATATTCTTGTCGACGGAGGAGGTACGTTGAGCTTTGGGAACAAGGAGGAATGGCGCATCCGCCGTGATCCCTTTGAAGTTGGAGCGAAGACATTGCTCCCGTTGCTGAAGCAGCGCGGCATCCACCGCCTGGACGCCGTTATTTTGACGCATGGTGATCAGGATCATGCCGGGGGACTACAGGCAGTACTGGAGGGAATGCCCGTGTCGGCTGTGCTGTTCAATGGCACGCTGGCTGAGCGTGAGCCTTACAGGAAGCTGATGAGGACCGCTATTGCGAAGAAAGCCCGGTTGTACGCTGTGCAGCAGGGGCTGACACTGGCTCCGGATGATCAGACGAAGCTGTTTTTTCTGTGGCCGGAGCCGCAGCAAACTGACGGGCAGTCCGTACTTCCGGCAGTGGAAGACCAGAACCATGAATCGGTGGTGTTTCGTCTGGAGATGAACGGACACAATTTTTTGTTTACCGGAGATATGGATAAAGCGTCGGAGCAGGCGGTAATTCTGGCAGCAGAACAGAGTGGACTAGACAGTGGCGCGAAGATCGATGTACTGAAGGTTGCCCACCACGGAAGCAAGACCGCGACTGGAGCCGAATGGCTGGAATTCTGGAGGCCGGCTTTTGCTGTGGTTTCAGCAGGTGTCAATAATCTGTACGGGCATCCGAACGGCGACGTATTGCAACGTTTGGCGGAATCGAATACTGCGGTATACCGGACTGATTTGCATGGGGAAATTCAATTGGAGGTGCAACAGGAGGGGATTGCAGTTCGCCATAAGCTTAGGGCAGCTCAAGAGGAACAGCAAACATTGGAGAAGGAGAAACGATGA
- a CDS encoding deoxycytidylate deaminase yields MSVAYRKNWDTYFMDIACMVSTRSRCNRRHVGAVLVQGKKLLGTAYNGAPMGVPDCSEAGCMVSEQYEREIVDGVETMVKKQRCIRTIHAEQNLLLFTDRSDREGSTVYVTDEPCWTCANMLANSGIVEIVYLRPYRKDMEKVENMLTTKGIIFRQLENYEPPAETMITVSE; encoded by the coding sequence ATGAGTGTGGCCTATCGCAAAAACTGGGATACATATTTTATGGATATTGCCTGCATGGTTTCTACGCGTTCGCGTTGCAACCGCCGCCATGTCGGTGCTGTGCTGGTGCAGGGCAAGAAACTGCTGGGTACCGCGTATAACGGAGCGCCCATGGGAGTTCCTGACTGCTCGGAGGCGGGCTGCATGGTCTCCGAACAATATGAGCGGGAGATCGTAGACGGTGTGGAAACGATGGTGAAGAAGCAGCGCTGCATCCGCACGATTCATGCCGAGCAGAATCTGCTGCTGTTTACCGACCGGAGCGACCGGGAAGGAAGTACGGTCTACGTCACCGATGAGCCTTGCTGGACCTGCGCCAACATGCTGGCCAACAGCGGTATTGTGGAGATTGTCTATTTGCGCCCATACCGCAAGGATATGGAGAAGGTAGAGAATATGCTGACCACCAAAGGGATCATTTTCCGCCAATTGGAGAATTATGAGCCGCCGGCAGAAACGATGATCACCGTCTCGGAGTAA
- a CDS encoding ComEA family DNA-binding protein: MNKRMIVSGIVAVLLGGGLVWAADREEDSGISGWETMDTSMALAVGGANAEEPLPAGKSGKSAALQGEVSKEGIEVNGGAQKAGAATQAGNTTVTGAGADSAPNAADPAGGAASLDNSGTGGGSAAATAGTQTAGTTAVAGGEGIPSAQGAASTAQANEKTEGKINVNTAGAAELMDLPGIGEKKAQAIIDYRSSKGAFHSLSELGEVKGIGPKMLEKLEPLVVF, from the coding sequence TTGAATAAGAGAATGATAGTCAGTGGTATCGTAGCAGTATTGCTGGGAGGAGGGCTGGTCTGGGCTGCGGATCGGGAAGAAGACAGCGGCATCTCCGGGTGGGAGACGATGGATACCTCTATGGCGCTGGCGGTTGGCGGAGCGAATGCAGAGGAACCGCTTCCCGCTGGAAAGAGCGGCAAGTCAGCTGCGCTGCAGGGTGAGGTTAGTAAAGAGGGGATTGAAGTAAACGGAGGAGCCCAAAAAGCCGGAGCAGCAACACAGGCTGGTAATACTACAGTTACTGGAGCCGGGGCGGACAGCGCTCCAAATGCTGCTGACCCCGCTGGAGGAGCCGCATCTCTGGATAATAGCGGGACAGGAGGGGGCAGCGCGGCGGCAACGGCGGGCACACAAACGGCTGGGACTACTGCAGTGGCAGGCGGAGAGGGTATCCCATCGGCACAAGGCGCAGCTTCCACGGCACAAGCTAATGAGAAGACGGAAGGGAAAATCAATGTGAACACCGCCGGAGCCGCTGAGCTTATGGATTTGCCGGGAATCGGCGAGAAGAAGGCGCAGGCGATTATTGATTACCGCAGCAGCAAGGGGGCTTTCCACAGCTTGTCCGAACTAGGTGAGGTGAAGGGAATTGGACCAAAGATGCTGGAAAAGCTTGAGCCTCTGGTAGTCTTTTGA
- the comER gene encoding late competence protein ComER, with translation MKVGFIGTGSMGSLLIDAFLSSGALDACDVLASNRSSTRLIQLQKDHPGITICGSNRDTATGSDIVFLCVKPLEFKTLTDEIAPCLNSEQIVVSITSPVQLYHLESVLPSKIAKVIPSITHSVKSGTSLCIFGSRINKKDRLLLLRLLSFISVPAEILESHTRIASDFSSCGPAFISYFIERWIAAAVEATGIEEALVSRLAGEMLLGTGKLLTEADFTPQELQERVAVRGGITAEALNHLRSSLEGVFERLITTTHDKYDEDVDRLNSLFGRDGIVQGPLDR, from the coding sequence ATGAAAGTGGGATTTATCGGAACAGGCAGCATGGGCAGTCTGCTCATTGACGCCTTTCTTTCTTCAGGAGCACTTGATGCATGTGACGTGCTGGCCAGCAACCGCAGTTCAACCCGGCTGATTCAGCTTCAGAAGGACCACCCTGGCATCACCATATGCGGCAGCAACAGGGACACCGCGACTGGCAGCGACATTGTATTTTTATGTGTCAAACCTTTGGAATTCAAAACGCTGACGGATGAAATCGCACCCTGTCTGAATAGCGAGCAGATTGTCGTATCCATTACCAGTCCGGTCCAGCTGTATCATCTGGAATCGGTTCTGCCGTCCAAAATAGCCAAGGTCATCCCCAGCATCACCCACAGTGTCAAAAGCGGAACTTCACTATGCATTTTCGGCAGCAGAATTAATAAAAAAGACAGGCTGTTGCTCCTGAGGCTGCTGTCTTTCATAAGTGTTCCGGCGGAAATCCTGGAGAGCCATACCCGAATTGCTTCGGATTTCTCCAGCTGCGGTCCTGCATTTATCAGCTATTTCATCGAACGCTGGATCGCCGCAGCGGTGGAAGCCACAGGCATTGAAGAAGCCTTGGTCAGCCGTCTGGCCGGAGAAATGCTGCTCGGGACAGGCAAGCTGCTGACAGAAGCAGACTTCACCCCGCAGGAGCTGCAGGAACGTGTCGCTGTCCGCGGAGGCATTACAGCGGAAGCCTTGAATCATCTGCGCAGCAGTCTGGAAGGTGTATTCGAGCGGCTGATTACCACAACGCATGATAAATATGATGAGGATGTCGACAGGCTTAATTCACTCTTCGGCCGGGACGGTATTGTGCAAGGCCCTTTGGATCGCTAG
- the leuS gene encoding leucine--tRNA ligase has protein sequence MSENKVSTPAGAGYRAQSIEPKWQKFWDENKTFKTGEDSSKPKFYALDMFPYPSGAGLHVGHPEGYTATDIVSRYKRMRGYNVLHPMGWDAFGLPAEQYAMDTGQHPRDITFKNIDNFRRQIKSLGFSYDWDREISTTDPGYYKWTQWIFIQLYNRGLAYVAEVSVNWCEALGTVLANEEVIDGKSERGGHPVVRRPMRQWILKITEYAERLLEDLEELDWEESIKDMQRNWIGKSTGAEVNFAIDGHDAALTVFTTRPDTLFGASYCVLAPEHKLVDAITTEAQRAAVAEYRDKAARKSDLERTDLAKEKSGVFTGAYAINPVNGAQVPIWIADYVLAGYGTGAIMAVPGHDTRDWEFAKQFGLNIVEVVQGGNVGEEAYGGDGPHVNSDFLNGLDNSEAIVKMIAWLEEKGSGQGKVTYRLRDWLFSRQRYWGEPIPILHLEDGTMKTVPVDQLPLVLPDVDAIKPSGTGESPLANVTEWVETVDPETGMKARRETNTMPQWAGSCWYYLRYIDPHNDKELCSPEKQKEWLPVDLYIGGAEHAVLHLLYARFWHKVLYDIGVVDTKEPFHKLVNQGMILGNNNEKMSKSRGNVINPDEIVEAFGADTLRVYEMFMGPLEATKPWNEKGVEGIHRFLSRVWRLFVNEDGSLSAKISEDGGTDEFKRTWHKTLKKVTEDFENLRFNTAISQLMIFINDAYKQDSLSRESAEHFVQMLSPLAPHISEELWQLLGHEGSISYVSWPAYDEALTVDAEVEIVVQVNGKIVGRAQIPQDMGQEDMQNHALALPSVKAAVEGKTVRKIIAVPGKLVNIVVG, from the coding sequence ATGAGCGAAAACAAAGTGAGCACCCCAGCTGGGGCCGGCTACCGCGCCCAGAGCATTGAACCCAAATGGCAGAAGTTCTGGGATGAGAACAAAACGTTTAAGACAGGTGAGGATTCAAGTAAACCGAAATTTTACGCCCTGGATATGTTTCCGTATCCTTCAGGCGCAGGGCTGCACGTAGGCCACCCGGAAGGTTACACGGCGACGGATATTGTCTCCCGCTACAAGCGGATGCGCGGTTATAACGTGCTGCATCCAATGGGCTGGGATGCCTTTGGACTTCCGGCAGAGCAGTATGCGATGGATACCGGACAACATCCGCGTGACATCACTTTCAAGAACATTGACAATTTCCGCCGCCAGATCAAATCGCTGGGCTTCTCCTATGACTGGGACCGCGAGATCAGCACAACCGATCCGGGCTATTACAAATGGACACAATGGATCTTCATCCAGCTGTACAACCGCGGCCTGGCATATGTAGCTGAGGTATCGGTGAACTGGTGCGAAGCTTTGGGTACGGTGCTGGCCAACGAAGAGGTTATCGACGGCAAAAGCGAGCGCGGCGGTCATCCCGTCGTCCGCAGACCGATGCGCCAGTGGATTCTGAAAATTACAGAATACGCCGAACGCCTGCTGGAGGATCTGGAAGAGTTGGATTGGGAAGAAAGCATCAAGGATATGCAGCGCAACTGGATCGGCAAATCAACCGGAGCGGAAGTCAATTTCGCGATTGATGGACATGACGCAGCATTGACTGTGTTCACAACCCGTCCGGATACCTTGTTCGGCGCAAGCTACTGTGTGCTGGCACCAGAGCATAAACTGGTAGATGCCATCACGACAGAAGCTCAGCGTGCTGCGGTCGCGGAATACCGCGACAAAGCTGCCCGCAAGAGCGATCTGGAGCGTACGGATTTGGCCAAGGAGAAGAGCGGCGTATTCACCGGCGCTTACGCCATTAACCCGGTCAACGGAGCACAGGTGCCGATCTGGATCGCCGATTATGTACTGGCCGGTTACGGAACCGGAGCTATTATGGCGGTTCCGGGACATGATACCCGCGACTGGGAATTCGCCAAGCAATTTGGCTTGAACATCGTCGAAGTAGTACAGGGCGGTAATGTGGGAGAAGAAGCCTATGGTGGTGATGGCCCGCATGTGAATTCCGATTTCCTGAACGGTCTGGATAACAGCGAAGCCATCGTGAAGATGATTGCCTGGCTGGAGGAAAAGGGCAGCGGCCAAGGCAAGGTAACCTACCGCCTGCGTGACTGGCTGTTCAGCCGCCAGCGCTACTGGGGCGAGCCGATTCCGATTCTTCATTTGGAAGATGGCACGATGAAGACTGTTCCTGTGGATCAGCTGCCGCTGGTGCTGCCTGATGTGGACGCGATCAAACCTTCGGGTACGGGCGAATCCCCGCTGGCCAATGTCACCGAGTGGGTGGAAACCGTTGATCCGGAAACCGGGATGAAAGCCCGCCGCGAGACGAACACAATGCCGCAATGGGCCGGCAGCTGCTGGTATTACCTGCGCTATATTGATCCGCATAATGACAAGGAGCTGTGTTCGCCGGAGAAGCAAAAGGAGTGGCTGCCGGTTGATCTGTACATTGGCGGAGCTGAACATGCAGTGCTTCACCTGCTGTACGCCCGTTTCTGGCATAAAGTATTGTATGATATCGGTGTAGTGGATACCAAGGAACCGTTCCACAAGCTGGTGAACCAGGGCATGATCCTGGGCAACAACAACGAAAAAATGAGCAAATCACGCGGCAATGTCATCAACCCGGATGAAATTGTGGAAGCTTTTGGCGCAGATACACTCCGTGTCTATGAAATGTTCATGGGTCCGCTGGAAGCAACCAAGCCTTGGAATGAAAAAGGCGTGGAAGGCATTCACCGCTTCCTCTCCCGCGTATGGCGCCTGTTCGTGAACGAGGACGGCAGCCTCAGTGCCAAGATTTCCGAGGATGGCGGTACAGACGAGTTCAAACGCACCTGGCACAAGACACTGAAGAAGGTTACCGAGGACTTCGAGAATCTGCGCTTCAATACGGCGATCAGCCAGCTGATGATCTTCATCAACGATGCCTATAAGCAGGACAGCTTGTCCCGTGAATCGGCAGAGCATTTCGTACAAATGCTGTCGCCGCTGGCACCTCATATTTCCGAGGAGCTCTGGCAGCTGCTGGGCCACGAAGGCAGCATCAGCTATGTATCATGGCCAGCTTATGATGAAGCTTTGACGGTGGATGCAGAAGTGGAGATCGTTGTACAGGTTAACGGCAAGATTGTGGGGCGTGCACAGATCCCGCAGGATATGGGGCAGGAAGACATGCAGAACCATGCACTGGCTCTTCCTAGTGTGAAGGCGGCTGTAGAGGGCAAAACCGTACGCAAGATCATTGCGGTTCCCGGAAAGCTTGTAAATATTGTAGTGGGTTAA